A genomic stretch from Leptotrichia sp. HSP-536 includes:
- the coaD gene encoding pantetheine-phosphate adenylyltransferase has protein sequence MEKVALYPGSFDPITKGHIDIIRRSSSLFDKLIIGIFKNSTKSKAWFSDEEKVEMIEEILKKENINAEIKIFNGLLVDFMCKEKVNILIRGLRALSDYEYELQFTLTNKTLAKSEFETVFLTASREYLYLSSSLVKEVAQNKGNLSFFVTENVEKRMIERAESFKR, from the coding sequence ATGGAAAAAGTAGCTTTATATCCAGGCAGTTTTGATCCAATAACAAAAGGACATATTGATATTATAAGACGTTCTTCAAGTTTATTTGATAAATTAATAATAGGAATTTTTAAAAATTCTACAAAATCGAAAGCCTGGTTTTCAGACGAAGAAAAAGTTGAAATGATAGAAGAAATTTTAAAAAAAGAAAATATTAATGCCGAAATAAAAATTTTTAATGGATTGCTAGTTGATTTTATGTGTAAAGAAAAAGTAAATATTCTAATAAGAGGACTGCGTGCATTATCAGACTACGAATATGAATTACAGTTCACATTAACAAATAAAACTCTTGCAAAAAGTGAATTTGAAACAGTATTCTTAACTGCTTCAAGAGAATATTTGTATTTAAGCTCAAGCCTTGTGAAGGAAGTGGCACAAAATAAAGGAAATTTAAGTTTTTTTGTAACAGAAAATGTAGAAAAACGAATGATTGAGAGAGCAGAAAGTTTTAAGCGATAA
- a CDS encoding uracil-DNA glycosylase — MVNIGNDWDEIFEKEKEFEKDYYLNLRKFLIKEYKTKTIYPDKYEIFSAFKLTSYKDCRVVILGQDPYHGENQAHGLAFSVKRGIALPPSLKNIYKEIENEFGYKMSKNGFLEKWAKQGVLLLNTALTVVAGNANSHSKIGWEIFTDNVIKYLNERNEPVIFLLWGNNAKSKKAFIDTNKHYILESVHPSPLSASRGFFGCGHFMRANEILRELGKEEIDWQI, encoded by the coding sequence ATGGTTAATATTGGAAATGACTGGGATGAAATTTTTGAGAAAGAAAAGGAATTTGAAAAGGATTATTACTTAAATTTGAGAAAATTTTTAATAAAAGAATATAAAACAAAAACGATTTATCCAGATAAATATGAGATTTTTTCCGCATTTAAGCTAACAAGCTATAAAGACTGCAGAGTTGTAATCTTGGGGCAGGATCCTTATCATGGGGAAAATCAGGCACATGGACTCGCATTTTCAGTAAAGCGGGGAATTGCCTTGCCACCTTCCTTAAAAAATATTTATAAAGAAATTGAAAATGAATTTGGCTATAAAATGAGTAAAAATGGATTTTTGGAAAAATGGGCAAAACAGGGAGTGTTGCTTTTAAATACAGCTTTAACAGTAGTTGCTGGAAATGCCAATTCACATTCAAAAATCGGATGGGAAATTTTTACAGATAATGTGATAAAATATTTGAATGAACGTAATGAGCCAGTAATTTTCTTACTTTGGGGAAATAATGCGAAAAGCAAGAAAGCCTTTATTGATACGAATAAACATTACATTTTAGAAAGCGTGCATCCAAGTCCATTGTCTGCAAGCCGTGGATTTTTTGGCTGTGGGCATTTTATGAGGGCAAATGAGATTTTGAGAGAATTGGGAAAAGAAGAGATTGATTGGCAAATATAA
- a CDS encoding GNAT family N-acetyltransferase, producing MNFRKSTYDDVDKILEIIEKAKAEFKKSGLDQWQNGYPNRQVIENDVKLGISYVLENVEKNSVESKSKIIGTIVLSLEKEMSYSKIEGKWITDDDYMVIHRLAVDTDVKNKGIATKILEFSEKVCLEKKILSLKTDTHEDNEPMKKLLEKNGFCYCGVIYLDKEPDVGEKRIAYEKIIKIPHKLL from the coding sequence GTGAATTTTAGGAAATCAACTTATGATGATGTGGATAAAATTTTGGAAATTATTGAAAAAGCAAAAGCTGAATTTAAAAAAAGCGGGTTAGATCAGTGGCAAAATGGGTATCCAAATAGACAAGTTATCGAAAATGATGTAAAATTGGGAATTAGCTATGTTCTTGAAAATGTTGAAAAAAATAGCGTTGAATCAAAATCAAAAATTATCGGAACAATTGTTTTATCGCTTGAAAAAGAAATGTCATATTCTAAAATAGAGGGAAAATGGATAACTGATGATGATTATATGGTAATTCACAGGCTGGCGGTTGATACGGATGTCAAGAATAAGGGAATTGCCACAAAAATTTTGGAGTTTTCGGAAAAAGTTTGTCTGGAAAAGAAAATACTTAGCTTGAAAACGGATACGCATGAGGATAATGAGCCGATGAAAAAATTGCTTGAGAAAAATGGATTTTGTTATTGTGGCGTGATTTATTTGGATAAAGAGCCTGATGTAGGGGAAAAGAGAATTGCTTATGAGAAAATAATAAAAATACCACATAAGTTATTGTAA
- the radA gene encoding DNA repair protein RadA, which translates to MAVKKGKMKYICSECGYSSLKWMGKCPNCDSWGTFEEEIDIKKTFKNVESQEVSIKKITEIEIEKEFRMVTPFEEFDRVLGGGLIKGEVVLITGSPGIGKSTFLLQLSQEYAKIGNVFYVSGEESPRQIKQRAERVNVKSENLYILNDTNIEKIESVILKEKPKVVVIDSIQTLYSENVNSIPGSVTQIRETTLKIIEIAKKNEIAFYIVGHVTKDGKLAGPKLLEHMVDAVLQIEGEENSYFRIIRSIKNRYGSTNEISIFDMKENGINEVKNPSEFFISDREEKNVGSIIVPIFEGSRVFLFEVQSLLGTPNFGMPRRTVEGYDKTRVEILSAVLSRSLKVDVNSKDIYINIPGGIDLNDRSSDLAVVFSLLSSIKGIPVSQKIAAIGELGLRGEVRKVSFIKNRVTELEKLGFAGVYLPKNHKADFEKEKTKIKLNYISNISELVERVK; encoded by the coding sequence ATGGCTGTGAAAAAAGGGAAAATGAAATATATATGCTCAGAATGCGGCTACAGTTCATTAAAATGGATGGGAAAATGTCCAAACTGCGATTCGTGGGGGACATTTGAAGAAGAAATTGATATAAAAAAGACTTTTAAAAATGTGGAATCACAGGAAGTTTCAATAAAGAAAATAACAGAAATTGAAATTGAAAAAGAATTTAGAATGGTAACTCCGTTTGAAGAATTTGACAGAGTCTTAGGCGGTGGACTGATAAAAGGGGAAGTTGTATTAATTACAGGAAGTCCTGGAATTGGGAAATCAACTTTTTTGCTTCAGTTGTCGCAGGAATATGCAAAAATAGGAAATGTTTTTTATGTTTCAGGAGAAGAATCACCACGGCAAATAAAACAGCGTGCAGAACGTGTCAATGTAAAAAGTGAAAACTTGTACATCTTGAACGATACAAATATTGAAAAAATTGAAAGTGTCATTTTGAAAGAAAAACCGAAAGTAGTTGTAATTGACTCGATTCAGACGCTTTATTCTGAAAATGTAAATTCAATTCCTGGAAGCGTTACACAAATTCGTGAAACAACATTAAAAATTATTGAAATTGCAAAAAAAAATGAAATTGCATTTTATATTGTAGGACATGTTACAAAAGATGGAAAACTTGCAGGACCAAAATTACTGGAACATATGGTTGATGCAGTTTTGCAGATAGAAGGGGAAGAAAACAGCTATTTTAGAATAATCCGTTCAATAAAGAACCGTTATGGTTCAACAAATGAAATTTCTATTTTTGATATGAAGGAAAATGGAATTAACGAAGTAAAAAATCCATCTGAATTTTTTATAAGCGATAGAGAGGAAAAAAACGTAGGGAGTATCATCGTTCCTATCTTTGAAGGAAGCCGTGTATTTTTGTTTGAAGTTCAGTCGTTGCTGGGAACACCTAATTTTGGAATGCCGAGAAGAACAGTTGAAGGATACGATAAGACTCGTGTGGAAATTTTGAGTGCAGTCTTGTCTCGCTCATTAAAAGTGGATGTAAATTCAAAAGATATTTACATAAATATTCCTGGCGGAATTGACTTGAATGACAGAAGTTCTGATTTGGCAGTAGTTTTTTCACTTTTATCTTCAATAAAAGGAATTCCTGTAAGTCAGAAGATAGCGGCTATTGGAGAACTCGGATTACGAGGAGAAGTGAGAAAAGTTTCATTTATAAAAAATAGAGTAACAGAGCTGGAAAAATTGGGATTTGCAGGAGTTTATTTGCCTAAGAACCATAAAGCTGATTTTGAAAAGGAGAAAACTAAAATAAAGCTTAATTATATAAGTAATATAAGTGAACTTGTTGAAAGGGTTAAATAG
- a CDS encoding deoxycytidylate deaminase, which yields MSKRENYLSWDEYFMGIAFLSGMRSKDPSTQVGACIIDEDKKIIGIGYNGFPHGSSDDEMPWEREGEFLETKYPYVVHAELNAILNSIKSLKNCTIYVTHFPCNECAKAIVQAGIKKVVYFSDKHKDLDSTKASRKIFENANVEMAHLEILRENIVINFKD from the coding sequence ATGTCTAAAAGAGAAAATTATTTATCGTGGGATGAATATTTTATGGGAATTGCATTTTTATCAGGAATGAGAAGTAAGGATCCGTCTACGCAGGTAGGAGCTTGTATTATTGATGAGGATAAAAAGATTATTGGAATTGGTTATAACGGGTTTCCACATGGGAGCTCAGATGATGAGATGCCTTGGGAACGGGAAGGGGAGTTTTTAGAGACCAAGTATCCCTATGTGGTGCATGCTGAGCTGAATGCGATTTTGAACAGTATAAAATCTCTTAAAAACTGTACTATTTATGTGACGCATTTTCCTTGTAATGAGTGTGCGAAAGCGATTGTTCAGGCGGGAATAAAGAAAGTTGTTTATTTTTCAGATAAACATAAGGATTTGGATAGTACAAAGGCTTCCAGAAAAATATTTGAAAATGCAAATGTAGAAATGGCTCATTTGGAAATTTTAAGAGAAAATATTGTTATAAATTTTAAAGATTAA
- the rnc gene encoding ribonuclease III: MKTGERKNSEELLKKIGYKFKNKMYLKEALTHRSYSNEIEREKRFNNEKLEFLGDAILNLITTEYIYELYEKKTEGELAKLKSQIISEPVFSTIASDIELGEYLYLSNGEIMSGGRNRRSILGDAFEALIGAIFKDSDYYTAKNVALKFLLGKINKLEEIEGTGDYKTVLQEFVQGRYKKMPEYKLLGTKGPDHDKVFEICVRWNNKIYGVGVGRSKKEAEKHAAKEALEKLNK, encoded by the coding sequence ATGAAAACAGGAGAAAGAAAGAATTCTGAGGAATTATTAAAGAAGATCGGGTATAAATTTAAAAATAAGATGTATTTAAAAGAGGCATTGACTCATAGATCATATTCTAATGAAATTGAAAGAGAGAAAAGATTTAATAACGAAAAATTAGAATTTTTAGGAGATGCGATATTAAATCTAATAACGACAGAATATATTTATGAACTGTATGAAAAAAAAACAGAAGGAGAACTAGCCAAGTTAAAAAGTCAGATTATAAGTGAACCTGTATTTTCAACCATTGCTAGTGATATTGAACTGGGAGAGTATTTATATTTAAGTAATGGTGAAATTATGTCAGGCGGGAGAAATAGGAGATCTATTTTAGGTGATGCTTTTGAAGCGCTGATTGGTGCGATTTTTAAAGATTCAGATTATTATACTGCCAAAAATGTTGCATTGAAGTTTTTACTGGGGAAAATAAATAAACTGGAAGAAATTGAAGGAACAGGAGACTATAAAACAGTTTTGCAGGAGTTTGTTCAGGGAAGGTATAAAAAAATGCCTGAGTATAAATTACTTGGAACTAAAGGGCCAGATCATGATAAAGTCTTTGAAATTTGTGTAAGATGGAATAATAAGATTTATGGTGTTGGAGTAGGAAGAAGTAAGAAAGAAGCTGAAAAACATGCTGCAAAAGAAGCATTAGAAAAATTAAATAAATAA
- the fabF gene encoding beta-ketoacyl-ACP synthase II — MRRVVITGIGLVTPLGTGKEKAWKNLLEGECGIDKITQFDSSQHPVHIAAEVKDFVPENYIEKKELKKIARFSQFAIAASKEALEDAKLEITDENADRIGVIIGSGIGGLDVIEQEVEKLVTRGPKRVSPFYIPAAILNMASGNTSIYIGAKGPNKTVVTACASGTNSIGDAFQAILLGKADAMIAGGTEATVTPSGIAGFANLKALSTNPDPKTASRPFTADRDGFVLGEGAGVLVLEELEYAKKRGAKIYAEVVGYGETGDAFHMTAPSDGGEGAARAFKMALEQGNIKPEEVGYINAHGTSTPANDKNETQAIKTTFGEHAYKLAVSSTKGATGHLLGGAGGIEAAFLALAISEGIMPPTINYENPDPLCDLDYVPNKPVKRDIEVGMSSSLGFGGHNAVIAFRKYKG; from the coding sequence ATGAGAAGAGTAGTTATTACAGGAATTGGACTGGTAACTCCATTAGGGACTGGAAAAGAAAAGGCTTGGAAAAATTTGTTGGAAGGTGAATGCGGAATTGATAAAATCACTCAATTTGACAGTTCGCAGCATCCAGTTCATATAGCCGCTGAGGTAAAGGATTTTGTGCCTGAAAATTACATTGAAAAAAAAGAATTGAAAAAAATAGCCAGATTTTCACAATTTGCGATTGCGGCATCAAAGGAAGCGTTGGAAGATGCAAAATTGGAAATTACAGATGAAAATGCGGATCGAATTGGAGTAATTATTGGTTCAGGAATTGGAGGACTGGATGTAATTGAGCAGGAAGTGGAAAAACTTGTTACAAGAGGACCAAAAAGAGTATCACCATTTTATATTCCAGCGGCAATTTTAAATATGGCTTCAGGAAATACTTCGATTTATATAGGAGCAAAAGGGCCTAATAAAACTGTTGTTACAGCTTGTGCTTCAGGAACAAATTCAATTGGAGATGCTTTTCAGGCAATTTTGTTAGGAAAAGCTGATGCGATGATAGCTGGAGGAACAGAAGCAACAGTAACTCCATCAGGAATAGCAGGATTTGCAAACTTGAAGGCATTATCAACTAATCCAGATCCAAAAACTGCATCACGTCCATTTACAGCGGATAGAGACGGATTTGTGCTTGGAGAAGGTGCTGGAGTGCTAGTGCTGGAAGAATTGGAATACGCTAAAAAACGTGGAGCAAAAATTTATGCAGAAGTTGTGGGATATGGAGAAACAGGAGATGCTTTCCACATGACAGCGCCGTCTGATGGTGGAGAAGGAGCTGCAAGAGCGTTTAAAATGGCTTTGGAGCAAGGAAATATCAAACCTGAAGAAGTTGGATACATTAATGCGCACGGAACATCTACACCTGCGAATGACAAAAATGAAACTCAGGCAATAAAAACAACATTTGGAGAACACGCATACAAACTTGCTGTAAGTTCTACAAAAGGTGCGACTGGACATTTATTAGGTGGAGCAGGAGGAATTGAAGCAGCATTTTTAGCACTTGCAATTTCAGAAGGAATTATGCCTCCAACTATAAATTATGAAAATCCAGATCCATTATGTGACTTGGATTATGTGCCAAATAAACCTGTAAAAAGAGATATTGAAGTAGGAATGTCAAGTTCATTGGGATTTGGTGGACATAATGCAGTAATTGCATTTAGAAAATATAAAGGATAA
- the xseA gene encoding exodeoxyribonuclease VII large subunit, whose amino-acid sequence MEQTVFSVSEINREVKMFLEGTNTFKNIFIEGELSNITYYRSGHLYFTLKDASASVKCAIFRYKYRGVPEDLKEGDLVKIHGSVTLYEANGSYQIVADFLEKSNSLGLLYEKMEMLKKLYFEKGYFSDEIKKQLPKLPINIGVVTADTGAAIRDIINTTHKRFSNVNIYLYPAKVQGEGAAREVSVGIEFFNRMNEEKQLEIDTLIVGRGGGSIEDLWAFNEEAVIEAIYKSEIPVISAVGHEIDNLLSDLVADKRAATPTQAAEILIPEKEKLADGLESKKNLLSKLLLNKVTMMKKELEYRKNNYYIKNFANILDNKKFELMEKEQKLSRELKRIVQKSREQLDYRKQRFDRINLPKIILSEKENLKKKSAELNQIMLEFFENRKKELKYKKAQLSKYSVNDILKQGYTITRKNGKIVKRGIELSKEDKLEIQFLDVKKKVVVK is encoded by the coding sequence ATGGAACAGACAGTATTTTCCGTAAGTGAGATAAATAGGGAAGTTAAAATGTTTTTGGAGGGGACAAATACCTTTAAGAACATTTTTATTGAAGGGGAACTTTCTAATATTACGTATTATCGTTCGGGACATTTGTATTTTACGTTAAAAGATGCAAGTGCAAGTGTGAAATGCGCTATTTTTCGTTATAAGTATAGAGGAGTGCCTGAGGACTTGAAGGAAGGGGATTTGGTAAAAATCCATGGGAGCGTTACGCTTTATGAGGCAAATGGAAGTTATCAGATTGTGGCGGATTTTCTTGAAAAAAGCAATTCTTTGGGGCTACTTTATGAAAAAATGGAAATGCTTAAAAAATTGTATTTTGAAAAGGGATATTTTTCTGATGAAATAAAAAAACAGTTACCCAAATTACCTATAAATATTGGTGTTGTAACAGCTGATACAGGGGCTGCAATCAGAGATATTATAAACACGACGCATAAAAGATTTTCGAATGTGAATATTTACCTTTATCCTGCAAAAGTTCAGGGAGAAGGGGCTGCACGCGAAGTTTCGGTAGGGATTGAGTTTTTTAATAGAATGAATGAAGAAAAACAGCTTGAAATAGATACGCTTATCGTTGGACGTGGTGGTGGAAGCATTGAGGATTTGTGGGCATTTAACGAGGAAGCTGTGATAGAAGCCATTTATAAATCGGAAATTCCTGTAATTTCGGCGGTAGGGCATGAAATTGACAACTTGCTTTCAGATTTGGTTGCAGATAAACGGGCGGCTACACCAACTCAGGCAGCAGAAATCTTAATTCCTGAAAAAGAAAAATTGGCAGATGGGCTGGAGAGTAAAAAGAATCTTTTGAGCAAATTACTTTTAAATAAAGTTACAATGATGAAAAAAGAGCTGGAATACAGAAAAAATAACTATTATATAAAGAATTTTGCAAATATTCTGGATAACAAGAAATTTGAATTAATGGAAAAGGAACAGAAATTATCAAGGGAACTTAAAAGAATTGTGCAGAAATCGAGAGAACAGCTGGATTACAGAAAACAGAGATTTGATAGAATTAATTTACCAAAAATAATTTTAAGTGAAAAAGAAAATTTAAAGAAAAAATCAGCTGAACTCAATCAAATAATGCTGGAATTTTTTGAAAATAGAAAAAAAGAATTGAAATATAAAAAGGCACAACTTTCTAAATATTCGGTAAACGATATTTTGAAGCAAGGGTATACGATAACTCGAAAAAATGGGAAAATTGTTAAAAGAGGGATTGAACTTAGCAAGGAAGATAAGCTGGAAATACAGTTTTTGGATGTTAAGAAGAAAGTGGTTGTTAAGTAA
- the disA gene encoding DNA integrity scanning diadenylate cyclase DisA — MVKKTVSEKKILEYIFDIVAPGTALREAIDKIQEAKLGALIVLGNPVDLKDVIGGGFELNTVYSPQKVYELSKMDGGIILSTDIKTIYGANIQLQPNYAIQTDESGTRHQAAHRVAQQKGNLVVAVSERRNKITIYYGKFRYMLNEIGDLLTKSSQAITALEKYSLTIEKNHVNLSILEFDNMVTLYDIVECVRMYGLLFRMSEELIEYMAELGSEGRLIKIQYEEIMLNKNETFNALIKDYQVNNEKAEKIRVRLKSLTKEELLDDEKIVSLLGFDTDITNLDEKIEPRGYGLLSNITKISRKDREVLVKEFSNVQSILMSTASDIAKLKGVSKFKAEHISKSLKRIKNKTIVDRD, encoded by the coding sequence ATGGTAAAAAAGACAGTTAGCGAGAAGAAAATATTGGAGTATATATTTGATATAGTGGCGCCAGGAACAGCTTTAAGAGAGGCAATAGACAAGATTCAGGAAGCAAAGCTAGGAGCTTTAATTGTATTGGGCAATCCAGTTGATTTAAAAGATGTCATAGGAGGTGGATTTGAATTAAATACAGTTTATTCACCTCAAAAAGTGTATGAATTGTCAAAAATGGACGGTGGAATAATTTTGTCTACAGATATAAAGACAATTTACGGTGCAAATATTCAATTACAGCCTAATTATGCAATACAGACAGATGAAAGCGGTACAAGGCATCAGGCGGCACACAGAGTTGCACAGCAGAAAGGTAATTTAGTTGTGGCAGTTTCAGAAAGACGGAATAAAATAACGATATATTATGGAAAATTCAGATATATGTTAAATGAAATTGGCGATTTACTGACGAAATCTTCACAAGCGATAACAGCTTTGGAAAAATATTCGCTTACAATTGAAAAAAATCACGTTAATTTATCTATACTGGAATTTGATAATATGGTAACTCTTTATGATATTGTTGAATGTGTCAGAATGTATGGACTGCTTTTTAGAATGTCTGAAGAGTTAATTGAGTATATGGCGGAACTTGGAAGTGAAGGACGGCTTATAAAGATTCAGTATGAAGAAATAATGTTAAATAAAAACGAAACTTTTAATGCTCTGATAAAAGATTATCAGGTAAATAATGAAAAAGCGGAAAAAATTAGAGTAAGGTTAAAATCCTTGACAAAAGAAGAATTGCTAGATGATGAAAAAATAGTGAGTTTATTGGGATTTGATACAGATATTACAAATCTTGATGAAAAAATAGAACCACGTGGTTATGGACTTTTGAGCAATATAACAAAAATAAGTAGAAAAGATAGGGAAGTCCTCGTAAAGGAATTTTCAAATGTTCAGTCTATTTTGATGTCAACTGCATCAGATATTGCAAAATTAAAAGGAGTAAGTAAATTTAAAGCTGAGCATATTAGTAAATCATTGAAACGTATAAAAAATAAAACAATTGTTGACAGAGACTAA
- a CDS encoding DUF1385 domain-containing protein yields MEDKKVTVGGQAVVEGVMMRGPKAIATAVRKQDGSIVYKKIALTEKSNRWLKVPFVRGVIALYDAMVVGTKELIFASNQAGLEEEKLTDKQVGFTVMTSVLLGIAVFMWLPSAVGGFFFPGKANILKANIVEAIIKLVLFLGYIYGISFLKDIQRVFEYHGAEHKSIMNYEMEKELTPKNAKECTRFHPRCGTSFLLLVMFISILVFSTVDLFFKVPTGHFTMLIYKLITRILFVPFVAGLSYEIQRWTSYHLDNIFAKIIAVPGMWLQKITTSEPDESQLEVAIVALNVALGNEVTNATEVFE; encoded by the coding sequence ATGGAAGATAAAAAAGTAACTGTCGGAGGGCAGGCTGTTGTGGAAGGGGTTATGATGAGAGGACCTAAAGCGATTGCAACGGCTGTTCGTAAGCAGGATGGAAGTATTGTTTATAAAAAAATAGCACTTACTGAAAAAAGTAATAGATGGTTAAAAGTGCCTTTTGTTAGAGGAGTTATTGCACTTTATGATGCGATGGTTGTAGGAACAAAGGAGCTTATTTTTGCATCAAATCAGGCTGGACTGGAAGAGGAGAAATTGACGGATAAGCAAGTTGGATTTACTGTTATGACGTCAGTTTTACTAGGAATCGCAGTGTTTATGTGGCTGCCTTCAGCTGTGGGAGGTTTTTTCTTTCCAGGTAAAGCAAACATTTTAAAGGCAAATATTGTAGAAGCTATTATAAAATTAGTTCTTTTCTTGGGATATATTTATGGAATTTCATTTTTGAAGGATATACAGCGGGTTTTTGAATATCATGGAGCAGAACATAAAAGTATTATGAATTACGAAATGGAAAAGGAATTAACACCAAAAAATGCAAAAGAATGCACAAGATTTCATCCAAGATGTGGTACAAGCTTTCTTTTACTTGTAATGTTTATAAGTATTTTAGTGTTTTCAACAGTCGACTTGTTTTTTAAAGTTCCAACTGGACATTTTACAATGTTAATTTATAAATTGATAACAAGAATCTTATTTGTACCTTTTGTTGCTGGGCTTTCTTACGAAATACAGCGTTGGACAAGTTATCATTTGGATAATATTTTTGCAAAAATAATAGCTGTTCCAGGAATGTGGCTACAAAAAATTACTACAAGCGAACCTGATGAAAGTCAGCTGGAAGTGGCGATTGTGGCGTTAAATGTGGCGTTGGGGAATGAAGTAACGAATGCTACGGAAGTTTTTGAATAA
- a CDS encoding ATP/GTP-binding protein translates to MDFYLLEFKLDGIKNIEKEIAISFYKQDIRKFNRENYNVKGIFGRNGIGKTAIIKGIEILRNIVLDSDYLILKSSLLNEIINKKLKECYLSVEFLVVDKDNKKHIFEHSINLKIKNGKIIITKEIINKKKLDRKEVLKTLIIENGEINKDKSNYFKNLDEIVKLSMNLLERKSIINLIINDIAKDRENKLESEKFEFAYLYMLYSKINIFTHLEDSCYKMFSVNIENQNWLDKIYIDYVNQEAKKRNILSKTKEEIENLNKSLERKERFLKLFNPELNKIEFEKKDFDENYYEIEYVFNYKDYKINFEYESMGMKSLFRLFDVLDTINNGGIVFVDEIDMSIHDLYLNRLIEFFAENGKGQFTFTAHNTSILDTLKKYKNSIDFITEYQEIKPWIKNGNYSPRKQYLEGMLPNMPYNIEYYDFFEIFNTFEEEN, encoded by the coding sequence ATGGATTTTTATCTTTTAGAATTTAAATTAGATGGAATAAAAAATATTGAAAAAGAAATTGCAATTAGTTTTTATAAGCAGGATATTCGGAAATTTAACAGGGAAAATTATAATGTTAAGGGAATTTTTGGAAGAAATGGAATTGGGAAGACTGCTATTATAAAGGGAATTGAAATTTTAAGAAATATTGTATTAGACAGCGACTATTTGATTTTAAAAAGCAGTTTGTTAAATGAAATAATAAATAAGAAACTGAAAGAATGTTATTTATCCGTTGAGTTTCTAGTTGTTGATAAAGATAATAAAAAACATATTTTTGAACATTCAATAAATTTAAAAATAAAAAATGGAAAAATTATTATTACAAAAGAAATTATAAATAAAAAAAAGTTAGATAGAAAAGAAGTTTTAAAAACATTGATTATAGAAAATGGAGAAATAAATAAAGATAAATCAAATTATTTTAAAAATTTGGATGAAATAGTAAAATTATCAATGAATTTATTAGAAAGAAAAAGTATAATAAATTTGATTATTAATGATATTGCGAAAGATAGAGAAAATAAATTAGAATCTGAGAAATTTGAATTTGCATATTTGTATATGTTATATTCCAAAATTAATATTTTTACTCATTTGGAAGACAGTTGTTATAAGATGTTTTCTGTTAATATTGAAAATCAAAATTGGCTTGATAAAATATATATTGATTATGTAAATCAAGAAGCTAAAAAGAGAAATATCTTATCTAAAACAAAAGAAGAAATTGAAAATTTGAATAAAAGTCTAGAAAGAAAAGAAAGATTTTTGAAATTATTTAATCCTGAACTAAATAAAATAGAGTTTGAAAAGAAAGATTTTGATGAAAATTATTATGAAATTGAATATGTTTTCAACTACAAGGATTACAAGATAAATTTTGAATATGAAAGTATGGGAATGAAGTCACTGTTTAGATTATTTGACGTTTTAGATACGATTAATAATGGCGGAATTGTGTTTGTGGATGAAATAGATATGAGTATTCATGATTTATATTTAAATAGGTTAATTGAGTTTTTTGCTGAAAATGGGAAAGGACAGTTTACGTTTACGGCTCATAATACAAGTATTTTGGATACTTTAAAAAAATATAAAAATTCGATAGATTTTATAACTGAATATCAGGAAATAAAGCCTTGGATAAAAAATGGAAATTATTCTCCAAGAAAGCAGTATTTGGAGGGAATGTTACCCAATATGCCATATAATATTGAATATTATGATTTTTTTGAGATATTTAATACGTTTGAAGAGGAGAATTAA